In Euphorbia lathyris chromosome 9, ddEupLath1.1, whole genome shotgun sequence, the following are encoded in one genomic region:
- the LOC136206252 gene encoding protein LURP-one-related 8, with protein sequence MPGMTKVHPSISAAITASSSAEKLKSSANLDSDAVVLTVWKKSLLFNCNGFTVYDRSGNLVFRVDNYMTCSGSKGEILLMDAGGEPLLTIRRKKLSLADSWLVYDGETAVNPLLSVRKHVNILNSKCLAHVSSGRNGSRNIVYEIEGSYSQRNCVVYDEKRRKVAEVKRKEAVGGVAFGVDVFRLVVGANMDKSVAMAIVILLDQMFGSSKRISN encoded by the exons ATGCCGGGAATGACAAAGGTACACCCAAGCATTTCTGCCGCAATTACCGCCTCCTCCTCCGCAGAGAAGCTCAAATCATCTgctaatttagattcagatgcCGTTGTGCTAACCGTTTGGAAGAAGTCTTTGCTTTTCAATTGCAATGGCTTTACGGTTTACGATCGCTCCGGGAACCTCGTATTTCGTGTTGATAACTACATGACCTGCTCCGGTAGCAAGGGCGAAATCCTTCTCATGGACGCAGGCGGCGAGCCTCTCCTCACCATCCGCCGTAAG AAGCTGAGCCTGGCGGATAGTTGGCTGGTGTACGACGGAGAAACAGCGGTGAATCCGCTGCTCTCAGTGAGGAAGCACGTGAACATCCTTAATAGCAAATGTTTGGCTCACGTGAGCTCAGGTAGAAACGGCAGCCGGAATATTGTGTACGAAATTGAAGGATCGTATTCACAGAGGAATTGCGTTGTGTACGACGAGAAGCGGAGGAAGGTGGCGGAGGTCAAACGGAAGGAGGCTGTAGGAGGCGTGGCCTTCGGAGTGGATGTGTTCCGACTCGTAGTAGGGGCAAATATGGACAAATCCGTCGCCATGGCCATCGTTATCCTCCTCGATCAAATGTTTGGTTCTTCCAAACGCATCtcaaactaa